From Streptomyces durmitorensis, a single genomic window includes:
- a CDS encoding DUF1048 domain-containing protein produces the protein MGIQDIIEGKKQWRAHLARVKALPPDYQIVYKEMQKYLFKVGPVDLPDGGLLPGIVDFFEEGVAAGKGVLELVGTDVAAFCDDLIKDTRTYADIYQESISGEPGTALHRSDES, from the coding sequence GTGGGCATCCAGGACATCATCGAAGGCAAGAAGCAGTGGCGGGCGCACCTGGCCCGGGTCAAGGCACTCCCGCCGGACTACCAGATCGTCTACAAGGAGATGCAGAAGTACCTGTTCAAGGTCGGTCCCGTCGACCTGCCCGACGGGGGCCTGCTCCCCGGGATCGTCGACTTCTTCGAGGAGGGCGTCGCCGCCGGCAAGGGGGTCCTGGAACTCGTCGGCACGGACGTCGCCGCGTTCTGCGACGACCTGATCAAGGACACACGCACCTACGCGGACATCTACCAGGAGTCCATCAGCGGGGAGCCCGGCACGGCCCTGCATCGTTCGGATGAGTCCTAG
- a CDS encoding DUF1048 domain-containing protein: MNFWEKVTGSDLTRDWEAFGARVKDLPDDYREAWDQIVAHLFPYGDFTGRNLTPILDSALGLLEVSAADGQSVHDVFGDDIPGFCTALAGGEGARTHRDRWREQLNANVAKKLSRLGG, translated from the coding sequence ATGAACTTCTGGGAGAAGGTCACAGGCAGCGATCTCACCAGGGACTGGGAGGCGTTCGGAGCCCGGGTCAAGGATCTGCCGGACGACTACCGGGAGGCCTGGGACCAGATCGTCGCCCACCTCTTCCCCTACGGGGACTTCACCGGCCGCAATTTGACACCGATCCTCGACTCCGCCCTGGGGCTGCTCGAAGTGTCGGCAGCCGACGGACAGAGCGTCCACGACGTGTTCGGCGACGACATCCCGGGCTTCTGCACGGCGCTGGCCGGTGGAGAAGGAGCCCGGACCCATCGCGACCGGTGGCGCGAGCAGTTGAACGCGAACGTCGCAAAGAAGCTGAGCCGGCTGGGAGGCTGA
- a CDS encoding PadR family transcriptional regulator, protein MDDLTEMLKGTLEGCVLEIIGSEETYGYAITRRLNELGFADVVEGTVYTILLRLERNGLVQVTKRPSGVGPPRKFYALNDAGREELAKFWAKWQYVSSRIDSLKEGGR, encoded by the coding sequence ATGGACGACCTGACGGAGATGCTGAAGGGCACGCTCGAAGGGTGCGTGCTCGAAATCATCGGCAGCGAGGAAACCTACGGGTACGCCATCACCCGCCGGCTGAACGAACTCGGCTTCGCCGACGTCGTCGAGGGGACGGTGTACACCATCCTGCTGCGGCTGGAGCGGAACGGACTCGTCCAGGTGACCAAACGGCCGTCCGGGGTCGGTCCGCCGCGCAAGTTCTACGCGCTCAACGACGCCGGACGCGAGGAACTCGCGAAGTTCTGGGCGAAATGGCAGTACGTCTCATCACGCATCGACAGCCTCAAGGAGGGCGGGAGATGA